In Hymenobacter volaticus, the genomic window CCATCGACATCAAAATATCCGACCAGCGGGTACAGGTCCGCGACTACGGACGCGGCATTCCGTTGGGCAAGGTGGTCGATGTAGTAAGCAAGATTAACACGGGTGGCAAATACGACAGCAAAGTCTTTCAGAAGTCCGTTGGATTAAACGGGGTCGGCACCAAGGCGGTTAATGCGCTTAGCAATTACTTTTTGGTGCAGTCGGTGCGCGAGGGGTTGATGAAGTCGGCGGAGTTTTCTCAAGGCAACCTTGTGCAAGACCCAAAGCCGGTGAAAACCAGCCAGCGCAACGGTACGCTCATCACCTTCCAGCCCGACGATACGATTTTCCGCAACTACCGTTTTATTCCGGAGTACCTCGAAAATCAGATTTGGAACTACGTCTACCTCAACGCCGGGCTGACCATCAACTTCAACGGGCAGAAATACTACTCCGAAAGAGGGCTGTATGACTTACTTTCTCGCAAGATTGACGAGGAAAGCCGCCGCTACGGCATTGTCCATCTGAAAGCAGAGGACATCGAGCTGGCACTAACCCACGGCAACGACTACGGCGAAGAATATTACTCGTTCGTAAACGGCCAGTATACCACCCAAGGTGGTACGCACTTGGCGGCCTTCCGTGAGGCAGTGGTGAAAACTCTGCGCGAGTTCTATAAGAAAGAGTACGATGCTGCCGACATCCGAGGCTCTATTGTGGCCGCTATTTCAGTGCGAGTGCAAGAGCCAGTGTTTGAGAGCCAAACTAAAACCAAACTTGGTTCGATGAACATGGGTCCTGATGGCCCAACGGTGCGTGGCTTTATCTTGGACTTCGTAAAGGAGCACCTCGATAACTACCTGCACAAGAATCCTCTTACCGCGGAAGCCCTTCGCAAGCGCATCGAGCAGAACGAGCGGGAGCGGAAGGACATGGCCGGCGTAAAAAAGCTAGCCAACCAACGCGCCAAGAAAGCCAACCTGCACAACCGCAAGCTCCGCGACTGCCGCTTCCACCTCGGCGAAGGCAAGCAGGAGCAAGAAGCTTTAACCACGCTCTTCATTACGGAGGGTGACTCGGCTTCGGGTTCCATCACCAAGAGCCGCAACGTAGAGACGGAAGCGGTGTTTAGCTTGCGCGGTAAGCCCCTAAACTGCTTTGGGCTAAAGAAGAAGATCGTCTACGAAAACGAGGAACTGAACTTGCTTCAGCATGCTCTCAACATCGAGGAAGGCATCGAGGGCCTACGCTACAACCGCGTAGTAGTAGCCACCGACGCCGACGTAGATGGCATGCAC contains:
- a CDS encoding DNA topoisomerase IV subunit B; amino-acid sequence: MAEQEVLTAPVAVPDHGYTEDSIRSLDWREHIRLRPGMYIGKLGDGSAYDDGIYVLVKEVIDNSIDEHVMGHGRTIDIKISDQRVQVRDYGRGIPLGKVVDVVSKINTGGKYDSKVFQKSVGLNGVGTKAVNALSNYFLVQSVREGLMKSAEFSQGNLVQDPKPVKTSQRNGTLITFQPDDTIFRNYRFIPEYLENQIWNYVYLNAGLTINFNGQKYYSERGLYDLLSRKIDEESRRYGIVHLKAEDIELALTHGNDYGEEYYSFVNGQYTTQGGTHLAAFREAVVKTLREFYKKEYDAADIRGSIVAAISVRVQEPVFESQTKTKLGSMNMGPDGPTVRGFILDFVKEHLDNYLHKNPLTAEALRKRIEQNERERKDMAGVKKLANQRAKKANLHNRKLRDCRFHLGEGKQEQEALTTLFITEGDSASGSITKSRNVETEAVFSLRGKPLNCFGLKKKIVYENEELNLLQHALNIEEGIEGLRYNRVVVATDADVDGMHIRLLLLTFFLQFFPDLVRNGHVFILETPLFRVRNKKTTIYCYNEQEKQNAMRQLGRNPEVTRFKGLGEISPEEFGKFIGDNIKLEPVILQSDRSIQQVLNYYMGKNTPARQEFIIENLRLEKDLVTSDVLPVAEVAEEDLA